The following proteins are encoded in a genomic region of Sorangiineae bacterium MSr12523:
- a CDS encoding LamG domain-containing protein, with product MPSGAARIAQHGDASTRGLLLEEARENKLLAPRDLGASAWTTGTGTTARDAAAGPDGAMMADQSTIAERKYSNLQRIVLTGSCVASQWLRAVSAGEPAKAFQFVITNDPGAVWYMRGTAGTTWRQVVAPIVPANGGALYFEPFNGNDIGQGPLAQDFYSDLHQFELGAFPTSWTPGKRGEDQLGHPNVSELMDQDRFAFEAELRPIAAFDRYSAPTAIWGVGDAWAVVDSVHVRARGGGSSSESFMGNAIDRYGPADRVRIFVAVDNLERRIEYVTQVQDGPVHRGSTSLSGPVPVGQPVSILRGTADGQCWSSCVQRLGTYRRGQSPAWTNAPLGYDVRRELAPVLWLNADRGVDLDSEGRVARWLDQSWDDSHLEQADPKLRPRFIAAALGTRSRPAIDFGNGTFLEHVGNLLDAANSAYSVLIVGQSGNGALLTLRRSSVYSASLLFKSQNVFYVHGDGKNAFANVTTADLSNEITGTAFASAHVYSGGTTNPTIYLNGLQRPITSSGTRQTTEDGSAGLFLGKSPSGQPWGGLISEVIVLNSAISAAALQKLLTYQTEFFGLPPAGG from the coding sequence GTGCCCTCTGGAGCCGCTCGAATTGCGCAGCACGGTGACGCCAGCACGCGCGGACTGCTCCTCGAAGAAGCGCGGGAAAACAAGCTGCTCGCGCCGCGGGACCTCGGCGCGAGTGCATGGACCACCGGTACGGGCACGACCGCGCGCGACGCGGCCGCGGGCCCTGACGGCGCCATGATGGCCGACCAGAGCACGATTGCCGAGCGGAAGTACTCCAATCTCCAACGAATCGTGCTCACCGGGTCGTGTGTCGCCAGCCAGTGGTTGCGCGCCGTTTCCGCGGGGGAGCCGGCCAAGGCTTTTCAATTCGTAATTACGAACGATCCCGGTGCCGTTTGGTACATGCGCGGAACCGCCGGCACCACCTGGCGTCAGGTGGTCGCGCCCATCGTGCCGGCAAACGGGGGTGCACTGTATTTCGAGCCGTTCAATGGAAATGACATCGGCCAGGGCCCGCTGGCGCAGGACTTTTACTCCGATCTGCACCAATTTGAACTTGGCGCTTTCCCGACCTCCTGGACCCCTGGTAAGCGCGGCGAAGATCAGCTCGGACACCCCAACGTCTCCGAATTGATGGATCAAGATCGATTCGCGTTCGAGGCCGAACTTCGCCCAATTGCAGCATTCGACCGGTACTCCGCGCCGACCGCTATCTGGGGCGTCGGAGATGCGTGGGCCGTGGTCGACAGCGTGCACGTGCGGGCGCGCGGCGGCGGGAGCAGCAGCGAGAGCTTCATGGGCAACGCGATCGACCGGTATGGGCCGGCGGATCGCGTGCGCATCTTTGTGGCAGTCGACAACCTCGAGCGTCGCATCGAATACGTCACGCAAGTCCAGGATGGGCCCGTGCACCGAGGCTCCACGTCGCTCTCCGGTCCAGTCCCGGTTGGCCAACCCGTATCCATCCTGCGTGGCACGGCGGATGGCCAGTGCTGGTCGTCGTGCGTGCAGCGCCTGGGCACGTACCGTCGAGGGCAGAGTCCTGCATGGACGAACGCCCCCCTCGGATACGACGTGAGGCGTGAGCTGGCCCCGGTGCTCTGGCTCAATGCGGATCGCGGCGTCGATCTCGACAGTGAAGGGCGTGTGGCACGGTGGCTTGACCAAAGCTGGGACGATTCTCACCTCGAGCAGGCGGATCCCAAGCTTCGCCCCAGGTTTATCGCGGCGGCTCTGGGGACGCGCAGTCGGCCAGCGATCGATTTTGGTAACGGCACCTTTCTCGAGCACGTCGGAAACCTCCTCGACGCGGCGAACAGCGCGTATTCGGTGTTGATCGTAGGTCAAAGTGGCAATGGTGCCCTGCTGACGCTCCGTCGATCGAGTGTCTACTCGGCATCACTGCTCTTCAAGTCGCAGAACGTCTTCTACGTGCATGGCGATGGCAAAAATGCATTCGCCAACGTCACGACAGCCGACCTGTCAAATGAGATTACCGGGACAGCTTTCGCGAGCGCGCACGTCTACAGCGGAGGAACGACGAATCCGACCATCTACTTGAACGGCCTTCAGCGACCGATCACCTCGAGCGGCACGCGTCAGACGACCGAAGACGGAAGCGCTGGTCTCTTCTTGGGAAAGTCGCCGTCCGGGCAACCCTGGGGCGGTCTGATCTC